Below is a window of Rattus norvegicus strain BN/NHsdMcwi chromosome 5, GRCr8, whole genome shotgun sequence DNA.
cccacatGAGAAGATCCCTAGCCAGCTCTTCCTTTTGCCCTTGTTTCCCTTCTGGACATAAACACCAATGGCACACAACAGTGACCTCCCTGGTTCCACAGTTTCCCGTCACACCATCTGATCCCTTAACAATGCAGCCGTAGCAGCCATGGGATGGTCCTTGATGGCATCCATGACCTTGGGCATCCAGCAAGTTGCTGATAATAAGCATCCCTAgagctggggatgcagcccaGCTGCAATCATTGAACCATTGGCCTAAGCAAGTGCAGGACCGGAGCTGGAGTCTCGGCTTTGAGGATACCCTCCAGGCCTGTAACCCTCAGCAAGGGAGGAGCCTGGCATTTCTAAGTCTGCTGCTGCGACAGATCCCTTTTCCAAAAGACTGACTGTCCCCAACTGTCAAATTTTCATGACCAAGCTGGAGAAAATCACCACACAACAAAGTCACAAAACTTGGTTTATTAGCCAAGTGTACTTAAGACACCGGCTGTTCCACACTGCTGGGGCATCAGGACATGGGCAGAGCAGAAACATCAGCCTGCAAGTCTGCATGATGGCCTGAGGGGACCTGACAGTCAACTACCAGGAGGTCCTGTCTGTCCAGGCACTGGCTGCTGCACACTGGTTAGGGAAATCTCCAATTGCTCTACTCCCCTGGATAGCCATGAACTCAGTATCACACTGACAGCTGAGAGGCAGGACTGAATCCTACTTTCTAGTTTCACCTCTTTCAACCGCCAACACTGCTTCCACTAAGCCAGAAGCCCAGTTTTAGTATGTTAATAACATCAGCATAAAtttggatggctcagcagttaagaacttgctctgccagaggactcaggttcaattcccagcacttgtcAGATGGTTGCTAAACATCCATTCTCTGCAGaagcatgatttaaaaaaaaaaaatcacaaatgtaAAGCCCTCCCAGTTGCAGACAGTACAACGGTACCCAtgtaggaaggcagaggcaggcggccctgagttcaaggtcaacttggtctacagaaaaacaaaacccccaaaaactTGGGTCTCTAGTTCAAATGGGGGACTAATGTATAAAAGTGAGTTTCTGGCCCACCAAGGCTACATTCAGTGGTTGTCAGGCTTCCTAACACTTCAGCCTGCTCATGTGCTGACTCCCAACCTTATTTTCATTGCTAACAAGCTCTGTAACTGCAGTTTTCCCAGTTATGAATTGAACCACGGGTAGAGGGAGGGACCTTACACATCCTAGCTTATGGAATACTTTTTTACTGTGTGCCTTCTCTACAAATCAGGCTCCCACATCAGTTAATCACCAAGCTAGCTTAGCTGTTTTGAGCATGTTTACTCAAGTCACAATTACCTAATTCAGAGTAGCTGTGAGGTCGCCCTCCTCTGGCTGACTTGCCTGGCACTGtgtaaactgggtgtggtggcacaggatTCCAGCACCCAGCTAGTTCTAAGCCACTCTAGCTGACAGGAGACCCTGGCTTGGGAGACAGGAAAAGttaaccctgtctcagaaacaaacttTGCTCTGAAAGACCCTCCCTCTGGGCTTGGTTATTGTTCTGGTGCAGCTCTGAATTAGGACCAACAGCAATGTTGTTTTGCTGGTTTGGGATAGACTTAAGTaatcttattttaaagattagTCCAGAGTTTTTTCCGTTTATATATAAGCGGAGGCCCCACTCGTATCCGCGGCTTTCCCAGTACTGTTCTTTTCCTGCTTTTGTGAATGAAATGACTAAGGGATTGCACCAATTATTAATGCAGTTCCGGTTAAGGGGTGTAGGTCCTGAATTAAgttgttgttttggggggtttCTTCCTTTTAACTGTAATGaagtcccaggaggaagaggggtTCCAATAGGTGTCTCCAGTAGTTTCGCACCCCCAAGAGCTGCAGAAATAATCGACAGCGTGGCCACATTTTGTGGTAAGGGAGCAGTCTCTATGAGACCTGGGCAAATGTATATGGGTGCCATAATCAAGTAAGTTCTAGCTGCGGCATTATAGCACCCTGGGACAGTGCTATATCTCTGTTGAGTATTAACAGGTTTAGGTTGGGGCAAATAGTGACCGGGGGTGCCCCATGCAGTGTCAGCCCCCAGGGCCAGCCAACAGAGATCTACTTCCAAATTATGCCAAGGTGTTGTAGCAGAAACCGTGGAGGAGGAATTTGCAATGTCTCCTGCTTGGTTAGTAATAATCCAGGTAAAATTAAAGACTTGGTATGGGGAGGCACTTACAGCTGTAAGGCACAAAAACATCCATGGAGAGAGcatccttcttcttttctgaaatcAAGCACAGTTAAAGGCCACAAaaacctccccccccccttccttttcttttattgagcatttcttGGGTTTGTTGAAGTGTGAGATGTGAGTTGAAGTCTCCGGTCGGGGTCACCCTTACGACACAGAGGATTATCatcagtcttttttctttttctttttttttttttttctttttttccggagctggggaccgaacccagggccttgcacttcctaggcaagcgctctaccactgagctaaatccccaacccctatcagtCTTTTTTAATGTCCATTCATCTTGCCCAATCCCTGGGGGAGCCTTCTTGACATGTGACACATGGATCCCCTTCTACCTTTACAGCAGTGGGGGTAGTCAGCAACACCAGGTaaggtcctttccaccgtggctcaaGGTTCCCTGCTCTGTGTCTTCTCACCAGGACCGTGTCTCCCACCTCAGACTGATTCGGTACCAGCAGGTCACCAGCGATGTAGGTCTCTTTTAACTGctcccagatttctttttttttttttggttctttttttcggagctggggaccgaacccagggccttgcgcttcctaggcaagcgctctaccactgagctaaatccccaacccccagatttcTTTTCTCATGACCTCAAGTGCCTTTAATCGAGCTAGGAGGCGAGAAGGGGGAATATTGGAAGGAGTAACATCAGGACAAGTTTTACTTTCTATAGTCATATAGATGGGCGGCGGCGCCCCAAACATTAGCTCAAAGGGTGTTAAGCCTAAAGTCCTAGGAGTATTTCGAACCCGGAAAAGGGCGTATGGGAGTAAGGCTGTCCAATCATTCCCACCAGTCTCCAAGgtcaatttagttaaggtctcttttagagttctattcatcctttctacctgtcctgaactctggggtcgataagcacaatgtaatttccaatttaTCCCCAGTTGATGGCCAGTCCCTGACTTACCTGGGTGACGAAGGCAGATCCGTTGTCTGACCCAATTACCTTTGGTATCCCGAATCGAGGAAAAATTTCCTCAAGTATCTTGTGATATACGGTTGCTGGTCCGGGTGTGATCCCCGTCCTTCTTGAAAAACAATGGCCTTTACGGGCCTAATGGTAGGCAAATCAAAAGTTCCTATGGTCGGTCAACCTACTCCGAAAGTAGGCCATTTGGAAGCACAGAAAGTCTGCCaagggggtttggggatttagctcagtggtaaagcgcttgcctagggccctgggttcggtccccagctccgggggggtgGGGGAAGTCTGCCAAGGACCTTTTTTAACTTCCACTGATGACAAATCCCGTCCTCTTGCCCTAATGTCTGTCCAATGGTCCACCGTCAAAGACAAAGGGGTTGTCACagtctgccccatggcaaagaaaaaacaccaaacacagaaacagaatacagacaacagacactaacacgtcCAAGCACACTCGTCCGCGCCTAGACTTAAATAGGCAGCTGAACGCGACCTCTGATGGAGTGGGATTCCACGTTCACTCCCTTTGtttcaaaccaaaaccaaaacacacatgcacactgcgGTGCCGCACACTAACATTCAGGATTCACACCAACGTACCTCCAAGGGGTCTCCGGGTCCCCAGGGGTCGCGCaaagatcccggacgagccccaaAATGAAAGACCCTCCCTCGAGTCTCAGGATAGCGCGCCCCAGGAAACAAGAGAGACCCGCTTGACTCGAAAGCAAGAGGCAGTTTAATGATGGAGATCTGGGCCAACACCTgtctcacgcaggagacagaggagtcgaccccgaagCTCAGAAATCAGGGGTTTATACAGGAAAAGTTTAGGGAGTTTGGCGTGGCTACACGTAATTGGCTGATTCAAGCAGTGGCGGGCTAATTTTGGTGCGCGACTACATCAGCAAGTAGCACGTGTGATTTAACATTCCAGCGATGTGGTACGGCGGTTTATTTTGGTTAGCTGGCGGTCAAGTTAACCTCAGAGGGgttgggaggaaggggagagtggGCGACTCCAGATGGTCCTCGGCCTTGTGGAGACTGTTTACCTTTATGGTCAGCTATCGTCACTGATGACTTGGCAGCCTTATTTCAGGCTTGTCCGGGCATGTTTAGGCCtacctctttctgtttctttccattttctgcttGACTATAAATTTTGTGCTTTTTAATTACAGGTACTTAAATTTTACTCCTTCAGCTCACTTACTGAGGTCTCAGTAAGCAAACAGAAGGCAGGAGGGGTGGCTCGGTAGTAATGAGCACCAGCTGTTCTTGAAgacaggtttgattcccaatgTCCATGTAGCAGACATGGCACAACCCCACTTGTGGGTAGGCGTGTCACATGCCACCTGCATTATTCTGGCCTCCACTGGTAGCCAAGTACAGGCCCACATGCAAAAACCCACCCACACAAAgttgaattaaaagaaaatttaaaagttggCATGGCCCTGTGTGCCTTTAACCCCTGAGCAAAAAAGCCTAAGGAGGCAGAGGGTTAGGATTCTGTGTCCTGGTGACCaaggagttctaggacagcaagagACAGAGACTGTGGGGAAAACAGCTGTCTAAGGCACGATTGGAAGGAAATGGGTTAAACGGTTTTGTGAAGGCTCCTTGTCCAACAGAACCTTAAACCAGGACCACAAGGCCATTAGGCGGCTGACTAGAGCCCAGCACCTACCTGACTGGAGTAATGGCTCACACAGCAAGCTTGCCTGTGCCACCTACCCAGTCCACAAAATAATGACTTTTGATCACTATTTACAGCTATCTTCACATAAAACAAGCCAAGATTCTTTGTACAAAATTTGAGTACTTACACACCTACTAGTGGTCTAATGATGTTTCCGTGAGACAGATTTGCTCCAGGTAACAGCTATCAATGGAAGACTATCACTAATCAGACATTTGCCTTCCTAACCAGGTGGCCCAATCATCTCATTTTAAATGCAACTCAACTATGAATAGCAAAGTCAAAATTTAGTCTTTAGCACCACACCAGAAGCTGTGATCCCTTtgccacacacccacacaccaagTCACAAACCAGGGACTCCTGGGGGCACTGATCCAGCCCTTAATTACAACCAAATCCAAACCCTAACCAATCCTGCGTTGCTCAAAACCCACTTAAGCTGGGCCTCGGCACCACAGTCCATCTGCAGGGCACTTGAACACAATGCTCAGCTCAGCTGCGGTGAAACACGGTGTACAGGAGGCAGGCTGCAGCTGCCAGTAATTCCCATTGGGGCTTTAAATGCTTGAGGTCCCAGGATCTGAGTGTGGCCACACTACTTCACAAACACACAACTGTAACACATGCATTTCTGAGAAAACTTTATTGGCCTTTGGATAAAGTTTATTTGCCAGGAAGGATGATGCCATCatactgaaagagaagaaattttGTTTTCAGAACGAGCGTCCACAGCAAGAACTGCAGCAAAAACTAGTTTGACAATTCTGACTCCAGACACCTACACTCAAGACCTTTCCACCACCAACCCTGGGAGCCGTTTAACGAAGTCACCCCAGTATCCAATCTTTCCACAAGCTACCCACCCAACAGCACTGTGTTCAGAGCTCCCACCCAACACCAGCCACCAGCACCACACACCACCAGTTCACTGGGGGAAATCAGCTTTACCTTCTGCTGGAACCAGCGCATGGCCTCCTCTTTGCTGATTCTGTGTTTGGCCCCAATGCAGCCTGTTCTGCGCTTCTTGTCTGCGATGCTGAAACCTGGCCTACCCAGCACCTGTGCCAGAATAACCAACAGTCATCTAGCCAGCCTAGGGCCGGGTCACCAGTGGACAGACAAGACTCACACATTAGAGACCGATCTTCAAGTCATCCAGAAACTTAACAGATTCTGAAGCAAGACCAGTACCTCTGTTGGACGGAAGTGTCGTTAGCTACCCGGACAACACACCAAGCTCTGAACACACATGCCCTGCAGGCTCCTTCCCCAACTGGTCTCCAGCCTTGTAACGTCAGTCTCAAGAGGGATCTGATTCCCTTGACCTGTTCTGGCCTctaggcaccagacacacatgtaatACTAACAtgcagggagttcaaggccagcctgggctgtaaaCCAAAGACCCTGCCTCACAACAAAAACCTTCAACATGTGTAATGTGAAGAAATGTAAAGCACCCAAAGGCACAAAGGCACACTCACCCCCTTGGTTCAGAAGCTGCCCAGAGCTCTGCCGCCCTAACCGACCTCCCCCTCAGGTCTCACTTTTACGTCTGGCTCTTTGCTCTCACAGAAGCACTGTGGTAACAGAGTCATTTCCACATGAAAACCCCACTTGAGCACAGTCTGTTTCCATGTCTTCCCCACAGAACTCACGTGTGCCAGAGACTAGGGATGAGTGGAGACAGGGTAGCCAATGCCAGGGACAAAGGCAGCACAGGTTTCTCCCAGAGAGCTTTGCACAGCAGAGACCTGTCAACCCTGTGTGGTTGAACCTGTACACTTGCTAGAACAAGGCCCTTCTCTCAAGGGGGACACACAGGCAGACAAGACACAGACTTCAACCCAGCACTACATCCCAACAGCAAGACAGCATGTGCGGACAACAGACAGAGGAGCAGCAGGCCCTCTCCCCACAGGCAGCTTGGGATCAAGAAGTCCACATTCCACATACCACATAGAAATCCAGGCCATAGATGCCAATGCTTGGGTCATATTTGATGCCTAGGTCAATGTGTTCCTGAATCCCAAAGCCAAAGTTGCCGGTATCTGAGAAGTTATTCTTCCGTAATTCGTACTCTCGCACCTGAGGAGACATAAAGAGCAACCAGGTTATTCCTTGTGTTTAAAGAGCATAGTATGAGCTCAGACCAACACCCAGAAGGTCCGGAGCAAAACCAAAACTCTGTGCATCCCAGCCAGGAGAACAGGCAACCCTTCCCTTAAACCAAATCATCTCTCATCATCCATCAAATGTTCCCCACTTCCAGGCCAGCCCACCTCACCTTCAGGCCTTTCTCCAGAATCTCCTCTGCCTTGGCTCCACGGACAGTGCAGTGAACAGCGATTTTCTCATTTCTCCGGATGCCAAAGGACCTGACGGTGTATCTAGCTGCAAGAAGGGAACAGAGAGGTAGGTAACATTTTACTCCCACTGCCCGGCATCTAACGTGTTAATCAACCTCACCCACCAACACAGAACAGAGCTTTCCAGCTCTAATGTCCCCAGCCGCACTTCAGCTAAGAACATTACAATCCCCAGAGTTCATGACATTAGGCAAGTCAGAGACAAAGGTTAGCACCGTTAATACTCCTTGAGAATGtcaaatgtagcccaggctggccttgacctggGAGCAATCTTCCTGTTTCAGTCCGGGTACAGGAGTTACAATCATAGGCTACCAGGCCTAGCTTAACATTATGCTCTATCATACAGGAACCTGCATTCAAAATCCAGAATGGGGTGTGGAAGGGACAAGCTGGGAGGTTGACATTGGTAAAAGCTAGTATTTTCAAAAGGCCGACTGTCCAGATGTCCTGAGGCTAACTAGCCCAGGCTCACCGGTGGTACTAAGAAAGGGTATCCAATCCCAACAACAGACCACCTATAACCACACTCCCAACAGACCCCATGTTTCAAGCACATTAACACCTCCCATGTGGCCACACAAGGGAATCAGAATTCATTTTAAGGAAGCTGAGGTAGAGCCTAAAGTTAAGAAGCACtgatagggggctggagaggtggctcagtggtttaaagaggtcctgagttcaaatcccagcagcacccacatggtggttcacaaccatctataacaacATCTCACGCCCTCTTCTGTCAAGCAAACAGAGTACTCAGATACGAACATGAATATTAAGAATAAGAACGGATAGTCTCTCACCCCAGCAGTGTAATGTATTAACCCTGTTCTTACCTGTCAACCAGGCGGAATACTACACGTCTACTCTAGCTCCCTATTCGCACTCCTGTTCCGGCTAGATGGACTGAGGCCTTCCATCCACGCCTCTCTGGCTAGCCCATCACCACTCACCTTTGGAAAACACAGGGGTCTGGCCTGTGAGCTGCTCCAACACCTTGGCTGCTCGGGTCAGTCTGTCTCCACTCTCCCCCACGCAGATATTGAGGCAGAGCTTGCGGATACGAAGTTCCCGCATGGGGTTCTCCTTTTCACCCTGATCTTGCTGCAGAAAAGAGTAAACGCAGCCGTCAAAGTCGAGAAGCCAATGTCTTCTCCAGTCTGATCTCTACGGTCCCGAATCCTATGGACTAAGGACTAAAAAGGTCTCAGTGTTTGGGGCGGAGGAGCACTGAGTAAGCCTGAATGCTAAGGCGGTCGATGTTTCTGGGTAATAGACACAAGAGCTTATAGAAAGCCAATCAGACAGGAGAGAATACAATGTAACCTTAAAATGACAAACTACAGGAAACATCGGCCTACGCGACCTGCCCTCCTCCTTCCCAAGCTGTCTGCAAGCGAGCACCAGTCCTGAGTAGGGACCCGCAGATGCTCCCCAGCACCAAACAAGCTTCAAGTCCCCTGGGCTGGGACCCGACAGAGAGCTCGGCACATTCCGCTCGCGCTCCCGGAAGCCCCCAGACCCCGCGTCTGGGCCCTCGGGGCCGCTGACCTGAGCCCCATTCCTACGATGGGCGGCGACGTGACGGGCGAGCCCTGCGCCCGCACAGCCCTGCCGGTCTTAATGCCACCAGCATCGCGGGCTCCGTCCTCCTCCAGCCACCGGCGAAACAGCCCTCGTGGGCTCCGCCGGCCGCGGATGGAGATGGATGAAAGAGAGGCAAAAGCAACTCTTGCTCTACTCACCGCCATGGTggagaacaggaagagagagtgggacTTCCGGCCCCGTGGCCTTATGGGTCAGGAGGCGGGATTTTTCTCCTAGGCTGACAAACGAGGTGAGAGTGGGAAAGAGAGGCACGGTTGTCTTGGCGCTGCCTCCTCTAGTGGATCGTCCTCGGAACTGCAGTCATCTCGGGCTAAAGACCAGGTCTTTTGAAAACCAGGTAGACTGGTATGTTCTTGAGTCCATCACTTCAAGAACAGAGTCATAGCCGTACTTTAAGTGGACCTTGGTTTGCAAAGTTCCCAGCATGTACGCTGTATTTCAAAactggctggggttggggatttagctcagtggtagagcgcttgcctagcaagcgcaaggcatctaggttcgatccccagctccgaaggagaaaaaaaaaaaactggctgtaactccagttccagggagacagatccctcttctggcatctacaGGCACCAGGttatgcaggcaggcaggcaaaacacccatataaataaaaaaaaataagcaaaattttcaaaataagctgaggctggagagatggtgcagtagttaagagcattgacagctcttccacaggtcctgagttcaaatcccagcaacctcatggtggctcacaatcaactaaactgatgccctcttctagtatgcaggtgtacatgcagatagaacactcGTTTACATAAGTAAAAGGATAAACTGTACAGATTCTAGGGCATTTATTTTGTAACAATGTTAACATAGAAGTTATACTAATCAGCGTAGTGGCTTAAATCAGCTGTTACAGTCTGATGCCCTTGCCTTCCTCCCGAGGACGCCAGACACACACTTGCAAGAACACATGTGCGGGGGGAAAATTTTTCATATAGATAAACTAATAAATgctaaataaaatttgaaaatagagTCCTGAGCTGTGAATACAGGCAGGTGTGGTTTTAATTCAACTTACTAGTTACTAATTTAAATGATTTCAGTCTGTTTTCTTTCCCCTTGTGTAAAATAGGTacttcagggggttggggatttagctcagtggtagagcgcttgctagcatgcgcaaggccctgagttcggtccccagctccgggaaaaaaaaaaaaaaataggtacttCAGTGTCACGGGTTACTGTGAAAATTCAGTGAAGTAGTGAAGTGTGTAAGTTGTTACTTTTATGATTAATACAAGCCTAGAATACAACATCCAAGCAACGCTCACCTTCCAAAAAAGGTATTAAACAGGTTAGCTAAAAAGAGAGGACAGCAGAGatgcaggggagagagagagagagagagagagagagagagagagagagagagagagagagagagagaggaagaagaaggaggaggaggaggagaaggaagaagaggaagaggaggaagaggatggagaggatggagaggagggagaggagaggagtagggaagggaaagagaagagaagagaagagaagagaagagaagagaagagaagagaagagaagagaagagaagagatctTACCGTGGCTTACAGATGCATCCGAGACAAGAGCATCAGTTCAGACTGTAGGACACGCCCCCTTCCAGGGTTACATTGAATCCTTAGTAGCTGAACTCAAGGCTGAGGACCACCACAATCCACATCCCAGGCAGATGCTGGCCTTCCTTGATTCAGTCAGTTTCTCTAACAGGAATACATGAGCAAAGAAGAACACATATGCCTTTGGTAGAAAAATGGCCTATTCTCTCCCTTCTGTTACCCCCAACACCCCTCTCTAACCTACGCAGGGGAGACATGCGAGGccgatgatctgagttcaatcctcagaacccatgtacaggtagaaggagagaactgacgtCACAAAACTGTCCTGCAACTTTCACACTCCTGCCATGGCACGTGAAACCTACACATGCAAGTAATGAGAATCTTGaaaaacccagttatgttatGCGATTATGTTTTTGTTTCAATCCCAGGCAGGGGATATGGGGTTGCTTCGGACTGTCCACAGCCactatgatttgtctcatgctctagAAGGGGTGTGATTTTTGCAAGCTGTAGCTAGTTTATGTTTGGAATTTTGGGGGCACTTAAGAGAGTAtaaatgcggggttggggatttagctcagtggtagagcgcttgcctaggaaccgcaaggccctgggttcggtccccagctccgaaaaaaagaaccaaaaaaaaaaaaaaaaaaaaaaaagagagagtataAATGCAAGAGGACCAAGCGGGCTGGTGACAGCTGCTACTCCCTCCACTGTTTCTCCCTGCCACTGCTGGTCCAGGCTGTTGCATTTGAGGCttttgctggattgctggattgatGATAGCTGTTTGGAGATATGATGATACAGAAGGGACTAGGGTAGAGTAGGGGTGGAGAAGGGTGTTAGATAAATGAACCCAATAAAAAAGCCAAAAAGTCCAGTTATAAGTGACACCTAACCTAGAGCTAGGTAAAATGAGACACATGATTTCCAATGCCATAGAAGAAGTggcaagggaagaaggaaggaatatTCTGCCTCAGGGTACCACCAAAAAGTTAATTTGCTGCTGCTGGCTCTGGGTTCTTTCCCACTCTGCTCTCAGAGGGGAatttctatttcttcctcctcctcctcttctccattctcctcttctccctgctcttctctattctcctcctcttcctcttcctcttcct
It encodes the following:
- the Rpl11 gene encoding large ribosomal subunit protein uL5 isoform X1, which gives rise to MAQDQGEKENPMRELRIRKLCLNICVGESGDRLTRAAKVLEQLTGQTPVFSKARYTVRSFGIRRNEKIAVHCTVRGAKAEEILEKGLKVREYELRKNNFSDTGNFGFGIQEHIDLGIKYDPSIGIYGLDFYVVLGRPGFSIADKKRRTGCIGAKHRISKEEAMRWFQQKYDGIILPGK
- the Rpl11 gene encoding large ribosomal subunit protein uL5 isoform X2 is translated as MRELRIRKLCLNICVGESGDRLTRAAKVLEQLTGQTPVFSKARYTVRSFGIRRNEKIAVHCTVRGAKAEEILEKGLKVREYELRKNNFSDTGNFGFGIQEHIDLGIKYDPSIGIYGLDFYVVLGRPGFSIADKKRRTGCIGAKHRISKEEAMRWFQQKYDGIILPGK